CTGGCAAGCGGCGTTCCTGTGCATGGCATCGCTGGGCGCGATCTGGCTGGTGTTCTGGGGGTTGAAGTACTACAACCCGGAAGAGCATCCGACGGTTAAACAATCCGAATTGGATTACGTGCAGCAGCAAGTCGAGCCGGAACAACCTGGCGTACCTTTCAGCCGCATCCTGCGCATGCGCGGCACCTGGGCGTTCGCCATTGCCTACGCGCTGACCGCGCCGGTGTTCTGGTTCTACCTGTACTGGCTGCCGCCGTTCCTGAACCAGCAATACAACCTGGGCATCAACGTGACCCAAATGGGCATCCCGCTGATCATCATCTACCTGACCGCGGACTTCGGCAGCGTGGGGGGCGGGATCCTGTCCTCGTTCCTGATCGGTCGCGGGATGAACTCGATCAAGGCGCGGCTGCTGTCGATGCTGCTGTTTGCCTGCTGCATCGTCGGCGTGATCATGGCCGCCGGCTCCAGCCAGCTGTGGGTCGCGGTGTTTGCCATCTCCCTGGCGATTGGCGCGCACCAGGCCTGGACCGCCAATATCTGGAGCCTGGTGATGGACTACACGCCCAAGCACATGATGAGCACGGTGTTTGGTTTCGGCGGCATGTGCGCGGCCATCGGTGGCATGTTCATGACCCAGATCGTCGGCCACATCCTCACGGTGACCAACAACAATTACACCGTGTTGTTCACCCTGATCCCGGCGATGTACTTCGTTGCGCTGACCTGGATGTACTTCATGGCGCCGCGCAGGATTCCCGCCGTAGACGCCTGACCTACCTGCGCCGCTGCTGCCAGGCAGCGGCCAACCCGCTCATGCAGATCACCCCGATGCCGACCACGGTGGTCATGTCGGGGGTATGGTTGAACACCAGCCAGCCCAACAAGCCCGCGAACACGATCTGGCAATAGCCGAACGGCGCCAGCAACGCCGGCGCCGCGAAGCGGAACGCCTGGGTCAGCATCAAGTGCGCGGTCATCCCGCACGTGCCCAGCGCCAACATCAATACGCCGTGCCACAGCGTCGGCACCTGCCAGAAGAACGGCACCATCGCACTCATCACCAAGGTATTGCACAGCCCGGCGAAGAAGTTGCTGGTGGTCGGCGTGTCGAATTTGCTCAGGATGCGTGTGAGTAATTGGTAAAAGCAGAAAAACATCGCCGAACACAGCGGCAGCAGCACCGCCGGGGTAAACAACTCGCCGCCGGGGTGGATGATGATCAGCACGCCGACAAACCCGCAGATCACCGCCAGCCATTGGCCACGCGTCACGTGCTCGCCGAGCAGCGGCACCGAGAGCGCGGTCACCAGGATCGGCGCGAGGAAGTTCACCGCCGTGGCTTCGGCCAGCGGGATGTAATGCAGCGCCGCCGTGAAAAACAGGCTGGTGCCCAACAGGCACAGCGCCCGCACCACCTGCATGCCAGGCCGTTTGCTGCGCAGTACGCGCAGGCCTGATTGCGGCAGGAAAATGCCGGCCATCAACAAGGTATGCACCAAGTAACGTGCCCACACCACCATCACGATCGGATAGAACCCGGCCAGGTACTTGGACAACGCGTCATGGCTGGAGAACAGAAACGTCGCCAGCACAATCAGTAAAATGCCTTTGAAAGGATGGTTGACGCCGGAAAGGGGGGTGCTGAGTGTCATTGAATCCTCGTGTGGGGAGCGCGATGGCGTTCAACCCGATAATCTAGCAGTTAGGCCAGAGTCTGCCCCAAGAGCATAACCAAACACCGTGCGAACGGCGCACTAAATCACGGGATTCGAGTCCAACGCTGCACATTGATCTCCGTGCTGTACATTTTTTAACCAAGGCCCTGCCACTATGAAAAAAATACTATTCGCCTTGTCTGCCCTTGCCCTGCTCACCGCGTGCAACCAGGAAGCCAAGGACGCGCCTAAACCCGCGCCGGCTTCCGTGCAGGCCACCCTGGTGCCAGAAACGCCGCCCACCGACAAATGGGTCGGCAAGTGGATTGGCGTCGAAGGCCTCTACCTGACCATTGCCAAGGACGACAGCGTCGGCCGCGGTCACTACCTGCTCACCATGCAATACGGCCTCGATGCCGACGACTCGGGCACCTTCAAGGGTGAGGCCGCCGAAGACGGCATCGCCTTCAATCGCCCGGACGGCCCGCAACTGTTGCGTGCCGGTGACGGTGAAGCCACCGGGCTGAAATGGCTGGCCGATAAGAAGGACTGCCTGATTGTCGATACCGGCGAAGGCTACTGCCGCTAATTACAGCCATACTCAAACACTGTCATCACCCAGAGGATTGCCCACATGCTATGGAAAAAAGGCCGACGCAGCGACAACGTGGTGGATGCCCGCGATGGCGGCGGCGGTGGCGGCATGCGCTTCGGTGGCGGCAAGGGCCTGAGCCTCACGGCCATTGTGCTGATCGTCGGCATCGGCTGGCTGACCGGCCAGGACCCGATGCAGATCCTCGGCCAACTGACCGGGCAGATGGAACAGGCGCCTTCGGTGAGCACACAGTCGCGCCAGGCGCCGCCGGCCAACGATGAGCAGGCCGATTTCGTCCGCGCCGTGCTGGGCGATACCGAAGACACCTGGGGCCAGGTATTCCAGGAAAACGGGTTGGCCTACAAGAACCCCAAACTGGTCCTGTTCCGTGGCCGGGTGAATTCCGCCTGCGGCGGGGCTACCTCGGCCAGCGGCCCGTTCTACTGCCCGGCTGACCAGCAGGTGTACCTGGACCTGGAGTTCTTCCGGGAAATGTCGCAACGCTTCCAGGCCGCCGGCGACTTTGCCCAGGCCTACGTGATCGCCCATGAAGTCGGACACCACGTGCAGACGCTGCTGGGCATTTCGTCGAAGATCCAGGCCGCGCGCCAACAAGGCCGGCAGATGGAAGGTGACGGCGGCCTGTTGGTACGCCAGGAACTGCAAGCCGACTGCTTCGCCGGGGTGTGGGCCAACCGCGCGCAAAAGCGCTTGAACTGGCTGGAACCCGGCGACATCGAGGAGGCGCTGAATGCGGCCAACGCCATTGGCGACGACCGTTTGCAGCAACAAGGCCAGGGCCGCGTGGTGCCGGACTCGTTTACCCATGGCACCTCGGCGCAACGGGTGCGCTGGTTCAAGACCGGCTTTGCCCAGGGCCAGATCTCGCAATGCGACACCTTTGCCGCCAAGAGTCTTTAAATGAATACACGATGGGGCTGGCTGCTGGCCGTGTTGCTGGCGTGTCCAACGGTGGCGGCCGAGCATGGCGTGAACGTGGTCAGCCCCGATCGTTTTCATCTGCAGGCCGGCGACCTCGGCCTGGGCATGAGCCAGGACTGGCGCCAGCCGCTGCCGAACGTCACCCGCGCGCTGATCATCGTGCATGGCCGCCTGCGTAATGCACAGACCTATCTGAAAAGTGGTGAGGATGCGGCTGCGCACGCGAAGGTTGGCGGCACCACGCTGGTGATTGCGCCGCAGTTTCTCAACGACGCCGACGTCAAGCGCAACCACTTGGGCACCCAGCTGCTGCGCTGGAACGGCAACGACTGGATGGCCGGCGAGGCATCGGTCGGGCCTGGCCACATCAGTTCCTTCGGCGCCCTGGACCAGATCATCAAGCACCTGGGCGACCGCAGGTTATTCCCGGCGCTCAGGGAGATCGTGGTGGCCGGCCATTCCGGCGGCGGCCAGGTGGTGCAGCGTTTCGCCCTCACCGGCCGCGACCACCCTGCCCTGCAAAGCGAAGGCATCCGCCTGCGTTACGTAGTCGCCAACCCTTCTTCCTACGCCTACTTCAATCCACAACGCCCGGTAAGATTCGCCGTGGCCGATTGCCCGAGCTTCAACGACTGGAAGTACGGCATGCAGAAGTTGCCAGCCTATGCCAAGGGCCGCGGGCCCCAACAGTTGGAACAGGCTTATGTGTCACGGGATATCACGTATCTGCTGGGCGAACAGGACATCGACCCCAACCATCCGGCGCTGGATAAAGGCTGCGAAGCCGAGACCCAGGGCGCGTATCGGTTGATTCGAGGGCATAACTACTTTGACGCCCTGAAGCTGCGGCATCCGCAGTTGAGCCACAGGCTGGTGGAGGTACCCGGGGTGGGGCATGACGGGGATAAGATGTTTACATCGCCGGAAGGACAGGAAGTATTGTTTCCTCAATAGCCCCTGAAGAAACCGAGTCAACCTGTGGGGGCTGGCTTGCCTGCGATAACGGACTGTCAGCTGATATAGGTTTAGCTGACCCACCGCTATCGCAGGCAAGCCAGCTCCCACAGGGGATTGATGCTGTTCGCCAGTCCTGTGCCTGGCACCGAAAGAACTGTGGGAGCGGGCTTTCTCGCGAAGGCGGTGAATCAGTCAGCCTATTTGATACCGACACTCCGCATTCGCGAGCAAGCCCGCTCCCACATTTGATCCCTATTGCCTGGACTGGATCATCCGGCGCAATTGCTCACAATCCTCAGCATACCAATCCGCCAATGCCGGCCACGGGTTTTCCGGCAGGTTGACCAGCACCGTCCGCGTCCCCGCCGCCCGGCCGCAATCCAGGTCAAAGCGGTAATCCCCCACCATCACCATCTCGCTCGGCGCTACATCCCACGCCGCCGCCAGTTTCAGCAAACCGCCGGGGTCCGGTTTGGGAGGCGCATCCTCACGCCCCAGCACATCGTCGATGGCAAAGCAGTCCGCCAGGCCGATCGCATCCAGTGTGACATGCGCCAACTCCCGTGCGTTGCGGGTCAGGATGCCCAAGCGGTAACCGCGCCCGGCCAGCTCGCGAACCAGTTCAACCGCGCCATCAGCCGCGACCGAACCCAGCGCCAGCTCACGCTCGTGTTCCAGCAACCAGGCATGCTTGGCCGCCGCGACATCCGCTGGTAATGCGGCCAGGTGCGTGAGGATGTCGTCTTGCGCAGGGATCTCCAAGGCCACGCGAATGGCCGCGAAGTCATGCACGGCCACCGTGAGGGTGCCGTCCATGTCGAACACCCAATGCTTAACCTCGCCCAGGCTCATGCCCAATCCTTGCGATGACGGATCAAGCCTTCCTGAGTCACCGAAGCCACCAGTTGCCCGGCGCGGTTGTACACGCTGCCACGGGAGAAACCACGGGAATTGCCGGCCCACGGGCTGTCCATGGCGTAAAGCAGCCAGTCATCGGCCCGCAGGTCGGCGTGGAACCACAGCGCGTGGTCAAGACTGGCGACTTGCATATCTTTCTGCCACACGGTCTTGCCATGGGGCAGCAACGAAGTGGTCAGCAGGCCGAAATCCGAAGCGTAGGCCAGCAAGTACTTGTGCAGCGCCGGCGCGTCGGCCAGGGCGCCGTCGGCCCGAAACCACACGTACTTGACCGGGTCGGACGGTTGCGGGTTGAACGGATCTTTTTCGGTGACCGGGCGCACTTCGATCGGCTTGGGGCACAGCAACTTGTCACGCATGTGCTCGGGAATCAGGTGCGCGCGCTGCTTGGTCAACTCCAGTTCCGACGGCAGGTTTTCCGGGCCGACCACCACGGGCATGGTGGTCTGGTGCTCGAAGCCTTCTTCGTCGTACTGGAACGAGGCACTGCAGGTGAAGATCGGGTGGCCTTTCTGGATCGCCGTTACGCGGCGGGTGCTGAAACTGCCACCGTCGCGCACCCGGTCCACCGAGTACACCACCGGCAACGCCGCGTCACCCGGGCGCAGGAAGTAACCGTGCAGGGAATGCACGTGCCGCGCTTCTTCCACGGTCTGGCTGGCCGCCGACAACGACTGGCCAAGCACCTGGCCGCCGAACAGTTGGCGAAAACCCAGGTCCTGGCTGCGGCCGCGAAAGAGGTTTTCCTCGATCGGCTCCAGGGTCAGCAAGTCCACCAGATCTTCCAATACTTGGCTCATAGAGCAACTCCTACAATCTATGGGGCATTCCGGGCTGCTTATCCATGCAGCGTGTCCAACCATTGGGCGCGGGTGATGCGGTACAAAACGTGATGGCGCAGCGGGTCATCGGCTGCGACCTTGGGGTGTTCAAAATCTGCCAGCGGATCGTAATGCATACCGATGGCCTGCATGACTTTTTGTGATGGCAGATTGGCTTCGGTGGTGAATGCAACCATTTCATCCAGCTGCAGGCGGTCGAACCCACAGCGCAAGGCGGTCCAGGCGGCCTCGCTGGCGTAGCCCAGGCCCCAATGCTCACGGGCCAAGCGCCAGCCGATTTCCACCGCAGGCGTGAAGCCGGCTTCAAAGCTGACGTTCTGCAGCCCGGTCAATCCGATGAATTCGCCGGTGTCCTTGCGCTGCAAGGCCCAAAAGCCAAAGCCGTATTCGGCGAAGTGGCCGCGAATACGGCCGATGAACGCGGCGCTTTCCAAGTGGCTCAATTTGGCCGGGAAATAGCGCATCACCTGCGGGTCCGCGCACATGCGCGCAAAGTCCGGCAGGTCGCGGTCGCGCCATTGACGCAGCACCAGGCGTGCGCTTTCCAATTCCAGTATCGGCTCCATGGGGCCCCTCTCCTTGCCATGTGCGTGAGTGTACAGCGCTGGTAAGATCCGTCGCAGGTTCCCGTCAGAAAATCCCATGCCCTTGCCTTTGATCTACCACGATGACTACAGCCCCGAGTTCCCGGCGGACCATCGCTTCCCCATGGACAAGTTCCGCCTGTTGCGCGACCACCTGGTGGACAGCGGCCTGACCGAGGACAGCCAGTTGCTGCGCCCGCAGCTGTGCCCGCCACAGATTCTGGCGCTTGCCCATGACGCTGGGTATATCGAACGCTACATGGGCGGCGAGTTGTCCCGCGAAGACCAACGGCGCCTCGGTCTGCCCTGGAACGAGGCCCTGGCGCGGCGCACCGTGCGTGCGGTCGGCGGTTCTATCCTGGCGGCGGAACAGGCGCTGGAGCACGGCCTGGCGTGCCACCTGGCGGGCGGCACCCACCATGCGCACTACGACTACCCGGCGGGCTTTTGCATCTTCAATGACCTGGCGGTGATCAGTCATTACCTGCTGGCCAGCGGCCGGGTCAACCGCGTGCTGATCTTCGACTGCGACGTGCACCAGGGCGACGGCACCGC
Above is a genomic segment from Pseudomonas azadiae containing:
- a CDS encoding MFS transporter; translation: MPLQNSVLADRPGNPHAGIGDKIRGALAVGKTRWGMLALVFFATTLNYIDRAALGVMQPILAKEMSWTAMDYANINFWFQVGYAIGFVLQGRLIDRVGVKRVFFCAVLLWSLATGAHGLATSAVGFMVCRFILGLTEAANYPACVKTTRLWFPAGERAVATGIFNAGTNVGAMMTPMLLPVILQVWGWQAAFLCMASLGAIWLVFWGLKYYNPEEHPTVKQSELDYVQQQVEPEQPGVPFSRILRMRGTWAFAIAYALTAPVFWFYLYWLPPFLNQQYNLGINVTQMGIPLIIIYLTADFGSVGGGILSSFLIGRGMNSIKARLLSMLLFACCIVGVIMAAGSSQLWVAVFAISLAIGAHQAWTANIWSLVMDYTPKHMMSTVFGFGGMCAAIGGMFMTQIVGHILTVTNNNYTVLFTLIPAMYFVALTWMYFMAPRRIPAVDA
- a CDS encoding DMT family transporter is translated as MTLSTPLSGVNHPFKGILLIVLATFLFSSHDALSKYLAGFYPIVMVVWARYLVHTLLMAGIFLPQSGLRVLRSKRPGMQVVRALCLLGTSLFFTAALHYIPLAEATAVNFLAPILVTALSVPLLGEHVTRGQWLAVICGFVGVLIIIHPGGELFTPAVLLPLCSAMFFCFYQLLTRILSKFDTPTTSNFFAGLCNTLVMSAMVPFFWQVPTLWHGVLMLALGTCGMTAHLMLTQAFRFAAPALLAPFGYCQIVFAGLLGWLVFNHTPDMTTVVGIGVICMSGLAAAWQQRRR
- a CDS encoding lipoprotein encodes the protein MKKILFALSALALLTACNQEAKDAPKPAPASVQATLVPETPPTDKWVGKWIGVEGLYLTIAKDDSVGRGHYLLTMQYGLDADDSGTFKGEAAEDGIAFNRPDGPQLLRAGDGEATGLKWLADKKDCLIVDTGEGYCR
- the ypfJ gene encoding KPN_02809 family neutral zinc metallopeptidase, translated to MLWKKGRRSDNVVDARDGGGGGGMRFGGGKGLSLTAIVLIVGIGWLTGQDPMQILGQLTGQMEQAPSVSTQSRQAPPANDEQADFVRAVLGDTEDTWGQVFQENGLAYKNPKLVLFRGRVNSACGGATSASGPFYCPADQQVYLDLEFFREMSQRFQAAGDFAQAYVIAHEVGHHVQTLLGISSKIQAARQQGRQMEGDGGLLVRQELQADCFAGVWANRAQKRLNWLEPGDIEEALNAANAIGDDRLQQQGQGRVVPDSFTHGTSAQRVRWFKTGFAQGQISQCDTFAAKSL
- a CDS encoding alpha/beta hydrolase, which produces MNTRWGWLLAVLLACPTVAAEHGVNVVSPDRFHLQAGDLGLGMSQDWRQPLPNVTRALIIVHGRLRNAQTYLKSGEDAAAHAKVGGTTLVIAPQFLNDADVKRNHLGTQLLRWNGNDWMAGEASVGPGHISSFGALDQIIKHLGDRRLFPALREIVVAGHSGGGQVVQRFALTGRDHPALQSEGIRLRYVVANPSSYAYFNPQRPVRFAVADCPSFNDWKYGMQKLPAYAKGRGPQQLEQAYVSRDITYLLGEQDIDPNHPALDKGCEAETQGAYRLIRGHNYFDALKLRHPQLSHRLVEVPGVGHDGDKMFTSPEGQEVLFPQ
- a CDS encoding HAD family hydrolase, with the protein product MSLGEVKHWVFDMDGTLTVAVHDFAAIRVALEIPAQDDILTHLAALPADVAAAKHAWLLEHERELALGSVAADGAVELVRELAGRGYRLGILTRNARELAHVTLDAIGLADCFAIDDVLGREDAPPKPDPGGLLKLAAAWDVAPSEMVMVGDYRFDLDCGRAAGTRTVLVNLPENPWPALADWYAEDCEQLRRMIQSRQ
- the tesB gene encoding acyl-CoA thioesterase II, coding for MSQVLEDLVDLLTLEPIEENLFRGRSQDLGFRQLFGGQVLGQSLSAASQTVEEARHVHSLHGYFLRPGDAALPVVYSVDRVRDGGSFSTRRVTAIQKGHPIFTCSASFQYDEEGFEHQTTMPVVVGPENLPSELELTKQRAHLIPEHMRDKLLCPKPIEVRPVTEKDPFNPQPSDPVKYVWFRADGALADAPALHKYLLAYASDFGLLTTSLLPHGKTVWQKDMQVASLDHALWFHADLRADDWLLYAMDSPWAGNSRGFSRGSVYNRAGQLVASVTQEGLIRHRKDWA
- a CDS encoding GNAT family N-acetyltransferase; the encoded protein is MEPILELESARLVLRQWRDRDLPDFARMCADPQVMRYFPAKLSHLESAAFIGRIRGHFAEYGFGFWALQRKDTGEFIGLTGLQNVSFEAGFTPAVEIGWRLAREHWGLGYASEAAWTALRCGFDRLQLDEMVAFTTEANLPSQKVMQAIGMHYDPLADFEHPKVAADDPLRHHVLYRITRAQWLDTLHG
- a CDS encoding histone deacetylase family protein; this encodes MPLPLIYHDDYSPEFPADHRFPMDKFRLLRDHLVDSGLTEDSQLLRPQLCPPQILALAHDAGYIERYMGGELSREDQRRLGLPWNEALARRTVRAVGGSILAAEQALEHGLACHLAGGTHHAHYDYPAGFCIFNDLAVISHYLLASGRVNRVLIFDCDVHQGDGTARILHDTPDAITVSLHCEKNFPARKAQSDWDIPLPMGMGDADYLKVVDDALNYLLPLYQPDLVLYDAGVDVHKDDALGYLKLTDQGVAARDESVMRHCLGRDIPVMGVIGGGYSKDRPALARRHGILHHSAQRVWTSSGCH